From Rudanella lutea DSM 19387, a single genomic window includes:
- a CDS encoding glycosyltransferase family 2 protein, whose product MKPHTGPTLTILIVSYKSIDDLKRCLPSIYHQPNSAKFEVLIVDNYPFDGVKSWLAHTYPDARYIPNPTNSGYAGGNNLGLQQAAGEWVLFLNPDTELGANAISYLLETARLYPKAFLNPKLLNPNGTINACGNQMHYTGITTCRAINEPGSTHNTLEEVPLLSGAALMAPTEAVRELGGFNEAHFMYFEDADLSLRARLAGYALLCDGRSVITHYYRLGMTPTKFYYLERNRVLTLLRTLSATTRQRMLPALLLTELLTWLFAFRGIPYLKSRARAYRWLWSNREWIGKQNRQIQATRQISDADLLASASTRLPVDQLSSGAVSKLANQLLTAIYSWLRPTQLTTKP is encoded by the coding sequence ATGAAGCCCCATACCGGGCCGACGCTAACGATCCTGATCGTTTCTTACAAAAGCATCGACGACCTGAAGCGCTGCCTACCGAGCATCTACCATCAGCCTAATAGCGCCAAATTTGAGGTACTGATTGTTGACAATTACCCATTTGATGGTGTAAAGAGCTGGCTAGCCCATACGTATCCTGATGCCCGGTATATTCCTAATCCGACCAATTCCGGCTACGCAGGCGGCAACAATCTGGGGCTACAACAAGCTGCAGGCGAGTGGGTACTTTTTCTAAATCCGGATACTGAATTGGGGGCAAACGCTATATCATACCTGCTCGAAACCGCTCGTTTGTACCCCAAAGCCTTTTTAAACCCCAAACTTCTTAATCCCAACGGAACCATCAATGCCTGTGGCAATCAGATGCATTACACCGGTATTACCACGTGTCGGGCTATCAATGAGCCCGGCTCTACACACAACACTCTTGAGGAGGTTCCTTTACTTTCAGGAGCTGCCTTAATGGCTCCAACCGAAGCTGTAAGAGAATTGGGCGGCTTCAACGAAGCCCATTTTATGTACTTTGAAGATGCCGACTTATCGCTTCGGGCTCGACTGGCTGGTTACGCTTTACTATGCGATGGGCGATCTGTAATCACCCACTACTACCGTTTAGGGATGACACCAACCAAGTTTTACTATCTGGAGCGAAACCGTGTTTTAACCCTTCTACGTACTCTGTCGGCTACTACCCGGCAACGTATGCTGCCCGCGTTACTCTTAACCGAGTTACTGACTTGGCTATTTGCGTTTAGGGGAATTCCTTACCTTAAAAGCCGAGCACGTGCCTACCGCTGGTTATGGTCAAATCGTGAATGGATAGGAAAGCAAAACCGGCAAATTCAGGCCACCCGCCAAATTTCGGATGCAGATTTGCTGGCGAGTGCTTCAACCCGGTTGCCGGTCGACCAATTGTCTTCGGGAGCTGTTAGCAAACTGGCTAACCAGTTGCTAACAGCCATTTATAGTTGGTTAAGACCAACTCAGTTGACCACAAAGCCCTGA
- a CDS encoding DUF2304 domain-containing protein — protein sequence MESLPITIQFISIVGALMFMIMIFRLIIKGHLREEYSVVWIVCTGFLLVFSFWRSGLEKISLLLGVYYPPSLIFLVGILAIIVFLVHLSVVISRQQNQIKNLTHELAYLRQELDQRQSVNVSKPEPTQPMTTVSPIPPSL from the coding sequence ATGGAATCGCTTCCGATAACCATTCAGTTCATCAGCATCGTAGGGGCGCTGATGTTCATGATTATGATTTTTCGGCTCATTATTAAAGGGCACCTCCGTGAGGAATATTCGGTTGTCTGGATTGTTTGCACCGGCTTCCTGCTGGTTTTCTCGTTTTGGCGTTCCGGGCTGGAGAAAATCTCCCTCCTGCTGGGTGTGTATTACCCACCTTCGCTTATTTTTCTGGTAGGTATTCTGGCAATCATCGTTTTTTTGGTCCACCTATCTGTGGTCATTTCGAGGCAACAGAACCAGATAAAGAACCTTACTCACGAGCTAGCCTACCTTCGCCAGGAGTTAGATCAGCGTCAGTCGGTCAACGTGAGCAAGCCCGAGCCTACGCAGCCAATGACTACCGTTAGCCCAATACCACCATCCTTATGA
- a CDS encoding glycosyltransferase family 2 protein, which produces MIAAVDSHILIIVPCYNEQDTIESVVAGIYQTRDKHRLNLDVLVVNDCSTDRSVEAIRQTGCLYLNLPTNLGIGGAMHAGYKFAWRNGYDIAVQMDGDGQHPTHELPKLLQPLFNNQADVVIGSRFITREGFQSSATRRMGITYFRWLNQFLIGQTIHDSTSGFRAFNRKTLALVERYYPDEYPEPEAIVQFGLNKLRMLEVPVVMSERQGGVSSINTSRAVYYMIKVTLGILFIFLRLRNRPVLTL; this is translated from the coding sequence ATGATAGCTGCTGTCGATTCGCACATATTGATCATTGTCCCTTGTTATAACGAGCAAGACACCATTGAGTCAGTAGTGGCGGGAATCTATCAAACCCGCGATAAGCATCGGTTAAACCTCGACGTACTGGTTGTCAATGACTGTTCGACCGACCGCTCTGTTGAAGCCATTCGCCAGACTGGTTGCTTATACCTTAATCTACCCACTAATCTTGGAATTGGCGGAGCAATGCATGCCGGCTATAAGTTTGCCTGGCGTAATGGGTACGATATTGCCGTTCAGATGGATGGCGATGGGCAACACCCCACCCATGAGCTGCCCAAGTTGCTGCAACCGTTGTTCAACAATCAGGCAGATGTGGTTATTGGCTCAAGGTTCATTACACGCGAGGGCTTTCAGTCATCAGCAACCCGTCGTATGGGTATTACCTATTTCCGATGGCTCAACCAGTTTCTGATCGGTCAGACTATCCACGACAGTACTTCTGGCTTCCGGGCATTCAACCGAAAAACACTCGCTCTGGTTGAGCGATATTACCCGGATGAATACCCGGAGCCAGAAGCTATCGTTCAATTTGGTCTTAACAAGCTCCGAATGCTCGAAGTCCCCGTTGTGATGAGCGAACGACAGGGGGGGGTGTCGTCCATCAACACTAGCCGGGCCGTTTACTATATGATCAAGGTAACTCTGGGAATTTTGTTCATCTTTTTGCGGCTCCGTAACCGCCCAGTTCTAACTCTCTGA
- a CDS encoding glycosyltransferase family 9 protein, translated as MNLKTLIRQLKTSPWLAPFLAAIDTVLWLSDWVAILSTPHRPRPETLLILRLDVFGDYLMFRGFLEQIRQSPTYSGHRIIYCGNAAVRSVAETFDSAFVDEFIWTDIYALSTNLQYRFRFVQQLRRLGVETVFCPTYSRVLVLDDFLAWASGATQRIGCRTDYVNIKRWEAALGDRLYTRLIDSGPGLLFEHERNRRIVEEFLQKPVRQYAIQLNPALAAEVPLPQPYIVLSLGAGQEFRVWSAERFASVAYQLQREYPNHAVVLTGSPSEQVYADQFKRTNPLPEPTIDLTGQLSIPQLAYVLSRASLLISNETGTVHLAAATQTPTVVISQGKSLIRWHPYPPELATHIVHVYPPEVEANRHRLEQIAPDLNPESPYQIATISTDRVYQSAANMLQATGVR; from the coding sequence ATGAACCTTAAAACACTTATTCGGCAACTCAAAACTTCGCCCTGGCTCGCGCCGTTTCTGGCCGCCATCGACACTGTGCTTTGGCTCTCCGATTGGGTTGCGATCTTGAGCACTCCTCACCGACCACGCCCAGAAACGTTGCTCATACTCAGGCTCGATGTTTTTGGCGATTACCTGATGTTTCGGGGGTTTCTGGAGCAAATACGCCAATCGCCCACGTACAGCGGCCACCGAATTATTTATTGCGGTAATGCAGCTGTTCGGTCGGTTGCCGAAACGTTCGATTCGGCTTTTGTTGACGAGTTCATCTGGACCGATATCTATGCCCTCAGCACCAATCTGCAGTACCGGTTCCGGTTTGTGCAGCAGCTCCGTCGGCTAGGAGTCGAAACGGTCTTTTGCCCTACCTACAGCCGGGTATTGGTGCTCGATGACTTTCTGGCCTGGGCCAGCGGAGCGACACAACGCATTGGCTGCCGTACCGATTATGTAAATATCAAACGCTGGGAGGCTGCCCTTGGCGACCGGCTTTATACCCGCCTGATCGACTCAGGTCCCGGACTCCTGTTTGAGCACGAACGTAACCGGCGTATCGTGGAAGAGTTTCTGCAAAAACCCGTTCGTCAGTACGCCATTCAGCTCAATCCGGCTTTAGCGGCCGAAGTGCCCCTACCACAGCCTTACATTGTATTGTCCCTTGGAGCGGGCCAGGAATTTAGAGTTTGGTCAGCCGAACGATTTGCCAGCGTGGCCTATCAGCTTCAGCGCGAGTATCCAAACCATGCCGTTGTCCTGACGGGTTCACCCAGTGAGCAGGTTTACGCTGACCAGTTCAAACGAACCAACCCTCTACCCGAACCAACCATCGACCTGACCGGCCAGTTATCGATTCCGCAGCTGGCCTATGTACTCAGCCGGGCCAGTTTACTCATCAGCAATGAAACCGGTACGGTGCATTTGGCTGCCGCCACCCAAACGCCCACGGTCGTCATTTCGCAGGGAAAATCGCTTATCCGGTGGCACCCATACCCACCCGAACTAGCTACTCATATAGTGCATGTGTACCCCCCCGAGGTAGAGGCCAATCGGCATCGGTTAGAACAGATAGCCCCGGACCTGAACCCAGAGTCACCGTATCAGATCGCGACCATCAGCACCGACCGCGTTTACCAGTCAGCCGCCAACATGCTACAGGCAACAGGGGTACGCTGA